In bacterium, a genomic segment contains:
- a CDS encoding MFS transporter, whose protein sequence is MLTPARRILYSLGPFGSSLLQQTVLLWVFYFYAPPPDQGLPQRVAPALLGLAMGIGRAVDALADPLVAHWSDRLRWQIGRRRPFILAGAPLLAVSFALLWRPPHEVVSAANFFFLAAVLGAFFFMLTFVLNPYMALLPEVTQPGRDRVVTSAWQSAFSLTGTASAFLASSALAARAGYPAMGLVLAPLGLVPLLVAGLAVRERPIADARVDFWPAMRMVFGHRAFRIFIVGFALLWLGLSMVNLSMALMVTVLMGLPRAAVGSVLGASVAATLLGLPAVAAMAGRLGKPRALLLAMAASGVILPMLASVGLWPVPFGPAAQGYLVAALAGLPLAALFVLPNAMLSDITQQVAREHGQRLEGMFFAFQGLILNGATSVAAAALGAVLQIFGYALGLRVAPLLAVACVVAGIAVFSRFPEGEQGATGLRPAG, encoded by the coding sequence GTGCTCACTCCCGCCCGGCGCATCCTCTACAGTCTCGGCCCCTTCGGTTCCAGTCTGCTCCAGCAGACCGTCCTCCTCTGGGTCTTCTATTTCTATGCGCCGCCGCCGGATCAGGGCCTGCCCCAGCGGGTGGCGCCGGCGCTTCTGGGCCTGGCCATGGGCATTGGGCGTGCCGTGGATGCGCTGGCAGATCCGCTGGTGGCCCACTGGAGCGACCGGCTGCGCTGGCAGATCGGCCGCCGGAGGCCGTTCATCCTGGCCGGCGCGCCGCTGCTGGCGGTCTCGTTCGCGCTGCTGTGGCGGCCGCCTCACGAGGTGGTCTCGGCGGCGAACTTCTTCTTCCTGGCCGCGGTGCTGGGCGCCTTCTTCTTCATGCTGACGTTCGTGCTCAACCCCTACATGGCGCTGCTGCCCGAGGTCACCCAACCCGGAAGGGATCGCGTGGTCACCTCGGCCTGGCAGAGCGCGTTCAGTTTGACCGGCACCGCGTCGGCGTTCCTCGCTTCGTCGGCGCTCGCTGCGCGGGCCGGCTATCCGGCCATGGGGCTGGTGCTGGCGCCGCTGGGCCTGGTCCCGCTCCTTGTGGCAGGGCTGGCAGTGCGCGAGCGGCCGATCGCCGACGCACGAGTTGACTTCTGGCCGGCGATGCGCATGGTCTTCGGCCATCGGGCGTTTCGGATCTTCATCGTGGGGTTTGCGTTGCTGTGGCTCGGGCTCTCGATGGTGAACCTCTCGATGGCCCTGATGGTGACGGTCCTGATGGGCCTGCCCCGGGCGGCGGTCGGCAGTGTGCTGGGCGCGAGCGTGGCCGCAACGCTGCTCGGGCTGCCCGCGGTCGCTGCCATGGCCGGCCGGCTTGGCAAGCCGCGGGCGTTGCTGCTGGCCATGGCCGCGTCCGGCGTGATCCTACCCATGCTGGCATCGGTCGGCCTGTGGCCGGTGCCGTTCGGGCCGGCGGCCCAGGGCTACTTGGTGGCCGCGCTGGCCGGACTGCCGCTGGCCGCGCTGTTCGTGCTGCCCAACGCGATGCTTTCCGACATCACACAGCAGGTAGCCCGGGAGCACGGGCAGCGCCTAGAGGGGATGTTCTTCGCGTTCCAGGGTCTCATCCTCAACGGCGCGACAAGCGTCGCGGCCGCCGCGCTGGGCGCCGTGCTGCAGATCTTCGGATACGCTCTTGGGCTACGGG